The following nucleotide sequence is from Chromobacterium rhizoryzae.
TCCCCGCTGGGCAATGTCGACCAGACCATGCAGAAGGCCGGCAAATACCTGAAGGAACACAATGTGGTGTTCCACCCCGGCCTCAACGAGGACCTGGCCGCCACCGCGGTCTGGGGCACCCAGCAGGTGAATATGTTCGACGGCCCCAAATACGACGGCGTCTACGCGCTGTGGTACGGCAAGGGTCCGGGCGTGGACCGCTCCGGCGACGTGCTCAAGCACGGCAATGCCGCCGGCACCAGCCGCCACGGCGGCGTGCTGCTGGTGGCCGGCGACGACCACGCGGCCAAGTCGTCCACCTTCCCGCATCAATCCGACCACATCCTCGCCGCCAGCATGATTCCGGTGCTCAGCCCGTCCGGGGTACAGGAAATCCTGGACTACGGCCTGCACGGCTGGGCGATGAGCCGCTATTCCGGCTGTTGGGTGTCGATCAAGGCGATCTCCGACACCATCGAAAGCTCCGCCATCGTCGACATCTCCCCGGAACGGCTGCAGTTCAAGATTCCGGAAGACTTTCCCTTGCCCGAGGACGGCCTCAACATCCGCTGGCCGGACGCGCCGCTGGCGCAGGAAAAACGCGTGCTGCACCACCGCCTGTACGCGGCGCTGGCCTATGCCCGCGCAAACAAGCTGAACCACATCACGCTGGATTCCCCCAAGCCGCGGCTGGGCATCATCACCTGTGGCAAAAGCTATCTGGACGTGATGCAGGCGCTGGACGATCTGGGCATAGACGAGGCGCTGGCCGCCGACATCGGCCTGCGCATCTTCAAGGTGGGCATGGTCTGGCCGCTGGAGCCGGAGGGCGTGCGCCAGTTCGCAGAAGGCCTGGAAGAGATCCTGGTGGTGGAGGAAAAACGCCAGATCATCGAATACCAGTTGAAAGAGCAGCTGTACAACTGGCGCGACGACGTGCGCCCGCGCGTGGTGGGCAAGTTCGCCGAAAAAGGCGAATGGGCGCTGCCGCACGGCGACTGGCTGCTGCCGGCCGCCGGCGAGCTGACCCCGGCGATGATCGCCCGCGCCATCGCCGGCCGGCTGGCGCTGATCTTCGACAGCCCCATCATCCACGACAGGCTGAAGTTCTACGACGACAAGGAAGCCCAGCTGGTCAAACCGCGCGAGTCCATCGCCCGCGTGCCCCACTACTGCTCCGGCTGTCCGCACAACACCAGCACCAAGGTGCCGGAAGGCAGCCGCGCCGTCGCCGGCATCGGCTGCCACTATATGGCGCACTGGATTCAGGCAGACAGCACCAAGACCTTCACCCAGATGGGCGGCGAAGGCATCACCTGGGTGGGCCAGGCGCCGTTTACCCACACCAAGCACATTTTCACCAATCTGGGCGACGGCACCTACTTCCACTCCGGCTTGCTGGCCATCCGCGCCGCCGTGGCCGCCAAGGTCAACATCACCTACAAGATCCTGTACAACGACGCGGTGGCGATGACCGGCGGCCAGCACGTGGACGGCTATCTGGACGTGCCCATGATCACCCGCCAGCTGGCGGCGGAAGGCATCAAGCGCATCGTGATCACCAGCGACGATCCGGACAAATACCAGAACGTCCAGGGCCTGGCGGCCGGCGTGGAAGTCTTCCACCGCCGCGAACTGGACCGGCTGCAAAAAGAACTGCGCGAAGTCGAAGGCACCACCATTCTGATCCACGATCAGACCTGCGCCGCCGAGAAGCGCCGCCGCCGCAAACGCGGCGACTACCCCGACCCGGCCAAGCGCGCCTTCATCAACCAGCAGGTCTGCGAAGGCTGCGGCGATTGCGGCCAGAAATCCGGCTGTCTGTCGGTGTTGCCGGTGGAAACCCCGCTGGGCCGCAAACGCAAGATCGACCAGTCCAGCTGCAATAAGGATTACTCCTGCGTAGAGGGCTTCTGCCCCAGCTTCGTCACCGTGGAAGGCGGCCAGCTGAAGAAATCCGCCGGCAGCAGCGCCAGCCTGGGTGCGATGCCGGCGCTGCCGGAGCCGACGATTCCGCAGCTCCACGAACCGTTCAGCATCATGGTCACCGGCGTCGGCGGCACCGGCGTGGTCACCATAGGCCAGGTGCTGGGCATGGCCGCCTATCTGGACCGCAAGGGCGTCACCGTGCTGGACATGGCCGGCCTGGCGCAGAAAGGCGGTTCGGTGTGGTCGCATGTGCGCATCGCCGACAGCCAGGACAAGCTGCACGCGGTGCGCATCGCCGCCGGCGACGCCAACCTGGTGCTGGGCTGCGATCTGGTGGTCACCGCCGCCGAGGAGGCGCTGGCCAAGATGCGCGACGGCTTCAGCCACGCCATCGTCAACAACTACGAATCGCCGACCAGCGCCTTCCTGAAAAACCCGGACGTGCGCTTCCCCAGCAAGGCGATGAAGGACGCCGTCGTCGAATCGGTGGGCGCCGGCCGCTACAGCGAGGTCAACGCCACCCGGCTGGCCACCTCGCTGCTGGGCGACGCCATCGCCAGCAATATGTTCATGCTGGGCTACGCCTGGCAAAAGGGTTTGGTGCCGGTGACGCTGGAAGCCATCATGGAAGCGGTGCGCCTGAACGGCGCCGCGGTCAAGTTCAATCAGGACGCCTTCAGCTGGGGCCGCCACGCCGCCCATGATCCGGCGCGCATCGAAGCGCTGGTCAGCCCGTCGGCGGTGGTGGCCTTCGTTCCACGTGAAACCCCGGACGCGGTGCTGCACCACCGCTCCAGCGCGCTGACCGCCTACCAGAACGCGGCGCTGGCCGAACGCTACAAGGCGCTGGTCGGCCGCGTGCGCCAGGCCGAGGAAGCGCTGAACCCGGCCAGCAGCGCGCTGACGCTGGCGGTGGCCAAGAACTACTACCATGTGCTGGCCTACAAGGACGAGTTCGAAGTGGCCCGGCTCTACACCGACGGCGGCTTCCAGCGCGAGCTGGCGCAACAGTTCGACGGCGATTACCAGCTGCGCTTCCACATCGGCGCCGGCTGGATCACCGGCGGCCAGCCGCGCAAAGTGGCTTTCGGCCCCTGGCTGCTGACCGGCATGAAGTGGCTGGCCAAGCTGCGCTTCCTGCGCGGCACCCTGCTGGACCCGTTCGCTTGGCAGGCCGACCGCAAGCTGGAGCGCCGGCTGATCGGCGAGTTCGAACAACAGGTGGACGCCTTGCTGGGCAGTCTGACGCTGGACGCGCTGCCGCGCGCGGTAGAGCTGGTGAAAACCTGGGAAGGCGTGCGCGGCTTCGGCCACATCAAGGAGCGCAACTACCAGCAGGCCAAGAGCAAGCAAACGCAGCTGCTGAGCGAGCTGAAGCCGGGGGGCAAAAACCGCCAGGTGGCCTAAGAACCTGTTTAGGATCTGCTGCGCTTCGTGGAGCGTTGCACGGTGAGTACAAGCTCAAAATGCTCGTGTACCACGTGTACATTCCGCTTTTTCACTCGTTTTCGCCTTGTCTCGCCCTGGCTCGCGAGATCGTAAATAGGTTCTAAGTTGAACAGATTGAAGTTGCTGTAAACGTAGTACCCGAGTGTTCCTACAGCTTGCGGGCGTCGACCAAGGTCGACGCCCTTTTTTTACCCATTCTTTCTGCCAGAGACACCTTCTTTGAATTGAAAATGCCAATATCATTTTCTAGTATTGTAGGTGGCGCATAGCTGCCACCTCAAAACTCAAACAACCCAATAAGGAAACTCGCCCATGCTCCTGACCCCTCGCCACTGGCTGCTCGCCTCCGCCTGCGCGCTGCTATTGGGCTGCGCGTCCACGCCCGGCAGCGACCGCTGCGCCGACCTGACCCAGCCAGCCCTGCCCGGCATGGCCGCGGTGGACAATCCCGATCTGCTGAACAGCGCATTGGGCCAGCCCGGCAAAGGCGGCCTGTGCGCCGGCCAGGTACGGCGCCAGGAGCCGGCGGATCAAACCGTGACGGTCTACCGCGTGTACGACAGCGCCAAGGCCAATTCGCGGCTGGGCCGCTGGTGGTCGTTCAGCCAGCCGCAAGGGCCGGTGGCCGCCTACCGCGCCGCCAACGCCATCTGCCCAAGCTGGAGCCAGCTCAACCGCATGGTGCGCTGCCAATTGAAAGTGGGCGCCCAGGTGGCGGTGGGTCCGGGCCAAAGCGCCGATTGCGCGCCGGACGCCAACTATCCGCCCTCGCCGGTCAACCAGGTCTACATCCCCAACGCCAGCCCGGACAGCCTGCTGGTGGAGCGCTGCGAGGATCTGGGAGATTTCCCGCCGGCCTCTTGAGCGAGACTACGCTCGATTGACCCCACCCCTCTAAGCCGCCAGCATGGCCGTTTCATCCCAAACGAGGAATCGGCCATGCACCTTATCCTCCTTCTCGCGACCAGTCTAAGCGCCCTGCTGCTGCCTTCCACCCCCACGCTCTCCGACAACGACAGCATCGCCGCCGCTGAGCGGCTGCAGGCGCTGCCCAAGGCCATCGAAGAAACCCGCTCTGTGCTAATGAAGAAAGAAGAAGGTCTGCCAATTATTGGAAAATTGGATGCTTTCGTGGCGAGCTTGTCCGGCGATTATGGTTTCTTGCTGCACGTGGACATGCAAGCTGAACTGGCAAGCGAAGAAGCCAAAAAGAGATTCACCGACTACGCGCCCAAATTCCGCAGCGCAATGATCATGATGCTGTCGTCCTATACCGCGACTGAACTGGCCACGCCTGACAGCAAAGAGCAGTTGCAAGCGCAGGCCAAGCAACTCATCAATGAGTTGATGGAGGCCGAGGAGGAACAAGCGGTGACAAGAGTGCTCTTCACTACATTCACCATCCTGAAGCCATAGGCGTCGAAGGCTGCAATATTCTCAACTCATGAAGAGGCATAGCACTCTGATTCATGAACACCTGTTTACGGCCGTTGGGAACGCTGGGAGGCGGCATGTTGACGCCTCCCGCCTAAGCCATCAGCATGGTCGTTTATTCCAACAAGAGAAACGACCATGCGCCTTAAGCCCCTTCTCGCCGCCGGCCTGTGCGCCGCGCTGTTCCACGCCGGCCCGGCGTTCGCCGCCGAAGACAGCGTCGCCGCCGCCAAAGCCCTGCTGCGGGCGATGCGTTACGACGAGATCATCGCGCAAACGATGCAACAGATGGAAGCCTCCATGCAGCAGCAAATGGAGCAGCAGCTGTGGCAAAACCTGCCAAACTGCGCGGAAACGCCGGACTGCAAAAGCAAGGTCGGCGCTTTTCTGCAGCAGGTGATGAAAACCCAGCAAGCCTATTTCCAATCCCCCGAAACCCGCAAATTGATGAACGAAGTGCAGGTCCAGGCGCTGAGCAAGAATTTCAGCGTCGCCGAGATCCGCGAGATGAGCGCTTTCTATCAGACCCCCACCGGCAGCAAGATGCTGCGGCTGATGCCCAAGATCACGGCGGAAATCGGTCCGGTGCTGATGAAGGACATCGGCCAGCGCTTGATGCCCGAGCTCAAGCAGCAGATGGACGAATTCGCGCGGCGGAACGACGTCCGCTAAACCGGCCAACACGCAGCAAAACGGGGCCAGCGGCCCCGTTATTGTTGTCCAGCGCCCGCGGCGCTCAGCTCTGACGCACCACCATCGCCTGCTCCGGTGCCGGGAAGCCGCCGG
It contains:
- a CDS encoding indolepyruvate ferredoxin oxidoreductase family protein; translated protein: MSIRHADLEEKYTAPTGQVLMTGIQALVRLPMLQQQLDRAAGLNTAGYVTGYRGSPLGNVDQTMQKAGKYLKEHNVVFHPGLNEDLAATAVWGTQQVNMFDGPKYDGVYALWYGKGPGVDRSGDVLKHGNAAGTSRHGGVLLVAGDDHAAKSSTFPHQSDHILAASMIPVLSPSGVQEILDYGLHGWAMSRYSGCWVSIKAISDTIESSAIVDISPERLQFKIPEDFPLPEDGLNIRWPDAPLAQEKRVLHHRLYAALAYARANKLNHITLDSPKPRLGIITCGKSYLDVMQALDDLGIDEALAADIGLRIFKVGMVWPLEPEGVRQFAEGLEEILVVEEKRQIIEYQLKEQLYNWRDDVRPRVVGKFAEKGEWALPHGDWLLPAAGELTPAMIARAIAGRLALIFDSPIIHDRLKFYDDKEAQLVKPRESIARVPHYCSGCPHNTSTKVPEGSRAVAGIGCHYMAHWIQADSTKTFTQMGGEGITWVGQAPFTHTKHIFTNLGDGTYFHSGLLAIRAAVAAKVNITYKILYNDAVAMTGGQHVDGYLDVPMITRQLAAEGIKRIVITSDDPDKYQNVQGLAAGVEVFHRRELDRLQKELREVEGTTILIHDQTCAAEKRRRRKRGDYPDPAKRAFINQQVCEGCGDCGQKSGCLSVLPVETPLGRKRKIDQSSCNKDYSCVEGFCPSFVTVEGGQLKKSAGSSASLGAMPALPEPTIPQLHEPFSIMVTGVGGTGVVTIGQVLGMAAYLDRKGVTVLDMAGLAQKGGSVWSHVRIADSQDKLHAVRIAAGDANLVLGCDLVVTAAEEALAKMRDGFSHAIVNNYESPTSAFLKNPDVRFPSKAMKDAVVESVGAGRYSEVNATRLATSLLGDAIASNMFMLGYAWQKGLVPVTLEAIMEAVRLNGAAVKFNQDAFSWGRHAAHDPARIEALVSPSAVVAFVPRETPDAVLHHRSSALTAYQNAALAERYKALVGRVRQAEEALNPASSALTLAVAKNYYHVLAYKDEFEVARLYTDGGFQRELAQQFDGDYQLRFHIGAGWITGGQPRKVAFGPWLLTGMKWLAKLRFLRGTLLDPFAWQADRKLERRLIGEFEQQVDALLGSLTLDALPRAVELVKTWEGVRGFGHIKERNYQQAKSKQTQLLSELKPGGKNRQVA
- a CDS encoding flagellar basal body-associated FliL family protein translates to MHLILLLATSLSALLLPSTPTLSDNDSIAAAERLQALPKAIEETRSVLMKKEEGLPIIGKLDAFVASLSGDYGFLLHVDMQAELASEEAKKRFTDYAPKFRSAMIMMLSSYTATELATPDSKEQLQAQAKQLINELMEAEEEQAVTRVLFTTFTILKP
- a CDS encoding DUF2059 domain-containing protein, coding for MRLKPLLAAGLCAALFHAGPAFAAEDSVAAAKALLRAMRYDEIIAQTMQQMEASMQQQMEQQLWQNLPNCAETPDCKSKVGAFLQQVMKTQQAYFQSPETRKLMNEVQVQALSKNFSVAEIREMSAFYQTPTGSKMLRLMPKITAEIGPVLMKDIGQRLMPELKQQMDEFARRNDVR